ATAGAGATATTAACAAATGAACTCAATCAATTTTATTAACAGTAGTCCATGTATTTATAGTGCTGGAATACACTTGTATCAGTACATGGTTACAAGGCTAAAACAAGCCACTAACTGTAACAGCTAATTCCTAATCCAAACTAGAAGCCCACGTGCTACTCATGTGCTTGAATTAACACTAACACTCTCCCTTAATTCAAGCACCTGCACACACACAATTCAGAAAGAAACTACACCAAGTTCTCTCCTCAATTTCACAAATTGATCAGATTTCACAGACTTGGTTAGTATATCAGCAACTTGGTCTTCTGTTGCACAGTAAACCAGTTCTAGCTTTCCTTTTTCAACTTGTTCTCGAATGAAATGGAAGCGGGTCTCTATATGTTTACTTCGACCATGAGATACTGGATTCCTAGCAAGATTGATAGCAGATTTGTTGTCAATTTTCAACTTGACTGGCCTTCCTAAGCTCACACTAAGTTCTGTCAGCAAAGAACTAATCCAGGCAGCTTGGCAAGCAGCAAAACAACCTGCAATGTACTCTGCCTCACAAGAAGAAAGAGCCACCACTGGTTGCTTCTTGGAGGTCCAAGAGATTGGAGCTCCTTGAAACAAAAACACATACCCAGTGGTGCTTCTTCTGTCCAACTTATCTCCACACCAGTCAGAGTCAGAAAAACCAACCAATCTATCACTTCCTTGCTTCACATCAGTAGGAAACCAGATTCCATATCTCAAGGTTCCACTAACATACCTCAACACCCTCTTAGCAGCCAACAAATGACTTCTCTTGGGTTCATTCATGAACCTACTTAGCATTCCAACAGCAAAGCTAAGATCCGGCCTACTATTGCAAAGGTATCTTAGAGAACCAATTAGCTGTTTAAATTCAGTAGCATCCACATTGCTCTCACTGGTCAAGCCTTCCAACTTCAGATTAGTCTCTGCAGGTGTTTTAGAAGAATTGCATTGTGTCATGTTAAACCTACTCAGAACCTCCTTTGCATACTTCTGCTGATGCAGAATCAAACCACTATAAGTATAGAGAAACTCCATGCCTAGAAAGTAGGTTACTTTCCCTAAGTCAGTCATCTCAAATTCTGACTTCAGAAAGAGTTTGAGCTTTCCAATTTCCAGTTCTGAACTACCAGTTATTAACATGTCATCTACATACAAACACACAAGCAATACCAATTCACCTTTGGCCTTCTTCACATAAACACCATACTCCACTGAACACTTTGTAAAGCCATGTTCCAAGAAAAACGAATCTATTTTTTTGTTCCAGGCCCTTGGAGCCTGTTTCAAGCCATATAATGCCTTGTGCAATTTATACACCATGTCTTCTTTCCCTTTCACTTCATAACCAGGTGGTTGGGACACATAGACTTCCTCATTTAACTGACCATTCAGAAAAGCCGACTTGACATCAAGGTGATACAAGTTCCACCCTCTGCAACAAGCCAGAGCAATTACCAACCTTATAGTCTCAAGTCTGGCCACCGGTGCAAACACATCAAAATAGTCAAGTCCAAACCTCTGAAGAAAACCCTTTGCCACAAGCCTTGCTTTGTGTTTCACCACCTTTCCTTTGGGACTAAGCTTGACCTTGAAGACCCATTTAACATCAATAGTCCTTTTATTAGGAGGTAGCCTTGATAAAGTCCAGGTGTTATTCTTTTCAATGGCCTTCAGTTCCTCAGACATAGCATTTCTCCAAACTTCTTCACTCATTGCTTCCTGATAGCTAAGGGGTTCAGCATCAGCCAACATCGCAAAATGAATCAAATCACCATCTTGATTTACTGCAGTATCTGAGGTTAACTCACACTCAGCTAGTCTTGGAGGTAGTCTCCTTGATCTCTGAGGTCTCAAGGTCTGTGCATTCATCTGTGAACCTTGCTGACCAGCATTGACAGGTTCAACATGTATGTTAGTTGCATCTGAACCAATATCACCACTCTCAGAATCAATATTAGTATTCTGAATTTCAGCAGCAGCATTATCATCATATTCTTCTTGATCATCAGTCTCTCCCGGACTGGTAACATCATCCTCTGTTTGAAGTGGGAAAACAGTACTACTCTCACCCTCTTTTTCCCAATTCCAGGATTCAGACTCTCTAATGATAACATCCCTACTAATTATGAGCTTTTGTGTTGCTGGACTGTATAACCTGTAAGCACCACCGGAGTGATAGCCTACAAGAATCATAGGCTCACTCTTAGGATCAAGCTTACTTCTTTTGGCAGATGGAATGTGCCTATAGCACAGGGACCCAAAAACCTTCAAATGACTCACACTAGGCTTTGTTCCAGTCCAGATTTCTTCAGGGACCTTGTCCGTCAACCTCTTTGTAGGACATTTATTTAAAATGTAAGCTGCTGTAGAAATTGCCTCACCCCAAAACATGTGTGGTAGTCCCTTCTGATTGAGCATGCTTCTGGCCATTTCCACAAGACTCCTATTCCTTCTTTCTGCAAGTCCATTGTGTTGGGGTGTATAGGGAGGTGTGATCTCATGGATAATGCCATTCTCTTCACAAAACTGCTTAAAAGCTAGTGAAATATATTCACCACCCCCATCAGTTCTAAGAGTTTTAATGACCTGGCCACTTTGTTTCTCTGAAAGTGCCTTAAACTTCTTAAAGATTGTCAGTGCCTCACTTTTTGTGTTGATCAAGTATACCCACAACATCCGGCTGAACTCATCAACAAAGGATATAAAGTATTTACTACCACCAATTGAACAAACCTCAAAAGGACCACAAATATCAGAAGCTACTACTTGCAATACATGCTTGGCGCGCATAGGAAGACTCTTAGCAAAAGGTAATCGGGCTTGTTTTCCAGTGAGACACACACTACATACTTTCTCAGGAGCTAGAAACTTAGGAATTCCTAACACAATTCCCTTAGACCTTAGTTCACTAAGACTCCTAAAGTTAAGGTGCCCATACCTTTGATGCCAAAGCCAAGCTTCACTAGTGGGAGATGTGGTGAGAAGACACTCAGCCGTTGCAGTTTTGATGGTAGTTTTGAAAGTTCTATTTTTTGACATTGTAGACACAAGGACGAACCTCCCCTTTGGATCAAACAACTTGAGTGTACGTCTCTTAATTTTTACCGAGAAGCCCTTTTCAATCAGTTGTCCCACACTTATCAAATTGCATTCCATGTCGGGAACAAATAGCACATTCTCTATGAATGCAGATTTTCCTCCTTCCATTTCAAGTGCTATTTTTCCTACACCCTCAGTCATCATTTTGTTGCTGTCTGCTAATCGAACCACTGTTTTCCTTGTAGCATCAAATTCAGAGAACCATCTTTTGTGCCCAGTCATATGATTGGAGCACCCAGTATCCAAATACCAAACTTCAGAATCCTTACCCCTCTCACAAGTTGTAGCCATCAACATTACAGGATctgagtctgagtcatcttgaACCAAGTTAGCTTCTTCTTCAGCCGTCTTGGGAGTTTTTCCTTTACTGGAACTACCTCGAAATTTCTTGCACTCATAGGCATAGTGGCCAAATTTTTCACACCTGAAACACTGAACTTGACTTCTGTCagtactctttttctttccacTAAACTTTCCATTATCACCTCCTCTTTTGGAAGATGATTCTGGCCTATCCTCATGATCAGATTTCTCTTTGCTAGAGAAATTTTCCTTCTGGGACTTGAACTTTCCCTTcttccacttcttcttcttatcaTCAAAGGATCCCTTCTTGGATTGGGCCATCAATGCTCGTTCAATCTCAGTTTCTGCTTCTCTATCAGTGACCCGTAATTCACGAGCCTCAAGTGTGCTCTGCAGATCTTCCAACTTCAATTGGCCAAGATCCTTTGTCTCTTCAATTGCAACCACAGTCATATCAAATTTTGGGGTTAATGTGCGGAGTACCTTCTCAACAATCGATTGCTCAGTAAAATCCTCACCATTACTCTTCATTTGACTGGTGAGAGATCCCAATCTTGAAAGGTAATCGGCAATGGATTCATCAGATTTCATCTGCAGCAATTCATATTGACGTCGTAAAGACTGGAGTCGCACCTTCTTTACCTTTGAATCTCCGCCATAATACTTCGTTAGCAAATCCCATGCTTCTTTGGAGGTTTTTGATTCTGAgattttgtcaaaaacctttGAATTCACGCACTGATGGATGTAGAAGAGAGCCTTTAGATCATTCTTCTTTGCCACTTTGTGTGCAGTTCGCTGAGCCTCCGTTGGATTCTCCCCTAACTGTTCATAGCCACCATCAACATAATCACCCACTTCCTGGAAGTTGAAGATGACCCGCATCTTGGAACACCATTGATCCCAATTCTTGCCATCAAAAATTGGAAGGTTTGCTGGGATATTTCCATTACTCCCCATCATGAATCAAAGAAACGTGTAGTGAAACAGTAGGAATCACAATTGCCCTGCCGCTGAATCAAGATTGATTGCTCCGTCGCCAAATCGTAGTGTCTCCATCGCCGAATCGTGGTTGCTCAGTCACGATGCAACCCGCTGCAACTCTCCTCACAGAGCCACACAAAGAAAAACAATACCCAGGTCCTCGAGCTGAATCACGGCTGCACCGTTGCCAAGTCACGGTTGCTCTGTTTGCAACCCGCTGCAACTCTCTCACAGAGCCAATACAACGAAGAACGATGCCAAGAACAAGAAcaccttttgttttttttttctgcgtTTTTACCCACTGGACCGTTAAGAGCTCTAGATACCAATTTGTTAGCACACAAGAGATAGAGATAGAGATATTAACAAATGAACTCAATCAATTTTATTAACAGTAGTCCATGTATTTATAGTGCTGGAATACACTTGTATCAGTACATGGTTACAAGGCTAAAACAAGCCACTAACTGTAACAGCTAATTCCTAATCCAAACTAGAAGCCCACGTGCTACTCATGTGCTTGAATTAACACTAACATGGgaggggtagctcacttggttgaGCTAAGAGTAGAAATAAGTGTTGGAGATAGAGGTCCAGGGTTCAAACCTTGAGGATGATAATTTATAATTACTAGCAATTAACCACCAAcattgtctataaaaaaaaacactttcgGCCTGTAAgtgtttaaattaaataaaaaactgatTTTCCACATatttaaaatctaattaattgACTATTTTCCACATATTTAAACTCAATTGATAACCTTATGGGGCGTTTGATAGACAAGCATCTCAAAATATTCCCGGGAACGTGAGGTTGGGAAAGCAACATTCCCATGTTTGGTagaagtttcaaattttttattccTAGGTATGAAAGATTCTCAGGCAAGTAAACTACACATgattttttgaatttcattctCATCTCAAAGAAGGGGAATACATTGCCATGGCAATGTGGAAGTTATTTTCCACTAACTCTCTCTTCTActacttattttttatttttatattttttttattaaatgattttgaaaaacatGTCCGGGAATAACATATACTAACCAAACACATTTTCATTTTACCCGAGAATGACTTTGCCGGTAATGAGATTCCTGAAAAACAACATTTCTGGaaatatttttgtaaaactTGTAACAAAGTAATTTCTCAGTTTGATGAAATAGTTATTTCTGTTATGAACTTGCAGATATCGACGAATGTAAGTCATCGAACAATATATGCATTGATGAACATCATTGTCTAAACACCAACGGAAATTACACATGTTTCTGTCCTGAGGGGGAAACCGGAACTGGAACAAAGGAAGGGAGTTGCCAAAAAAGTGATGTCCGCACCAAGGTTATCATTGGTAAGGATCAAGATCCtctcaattgtaaaaaaaaaaaaaaaaaaaaaaaacttgaccaTATTGATATTTAGTAGTGTGAACATGATCAATAATTTCCCTCTACATATTTTGAATGCAGGAGTTGGAGCAGGATTTATAGTTCTATTTGTGGCGACTGCATTGTTGTACCTAATGTACCAGCGAAGGAAACTAATCAAGTTAAAAGAGAAATTCTTCAATGAGAATGGCGGTTTCATTCTACTGCAACAATTGCGTGCAAGAGAAGATTCCTCCCAATCAGCTCAAATATTCACAGAAGATGAACTCAAGAAAGCCACCAGCAACTATGATGAGGGTTTAATCATTGGTCGAGGAGGTTATGGTATAGTTTTCAAAGGAATTCTATCGGATAAACGAATCGTTGcgatcaagaagtccagaattGCAGATAAGAGTCAAATCGAGCAATTCATTAATGAAGTGGTTGTTCTGTCCCAAATCAATCATAGGAATGTGGTCAAACTCTTGGGATGTTGTTTGGAGACTGAAGTTCCTTTACTAGTTTATGAATTTGTTAGCAATGGTACCCTTCATGATTTTATTCATAGTGAAGGAAAGGTGGATAATGTAACATGGAAAACTCGTCTGAGGATTGCGGCCGAGGCAGCTGGAGCATTGTCATATCTACACTCAGCCGCCTCGGTACCGATTATCCACAGAGATGTAAAGGGTGCCAACATTCTTTTGGATGACGCTTACACTGCCAAAGTGTCAGATTTCGGAGCTTCGAGATTGGTCCCACTTGACCAAACTAATATAGCCACAATGGTGCAGGGGACAATTGGATACTTAGACCCGGAGTATATGCAAACACAACAACTAACAGAGAAAAGTGATGTATATAGCTTTGGTGTAGTGCTTGTAGAGCTTCTAACAGGGGAGAAACCTATCTCTTTTGACAGGCCGGAAGAGAAAAGAAGTTTGGCGATGCACTTTCTATCTTGCTTGAAAGAGGATCGCTTGTTTGAAGTTGTTCAAGTTGAAATCATGAATGAAGAAAATAAGCAAGAGATCAAGGAGGTTGCTATTCTTGCTGCAAGGTGTTTGAGGCTTAGAGGGGATGAAAGGCCTAGCATGAAGGAAGTGACTATGGAGTTGGAGGGATTAAGGCTAATTGAGAAGCACCCTTGGACCAGTAAAGAACAAGATTTAGACGAGACTCAATACTTGCTTGGCAAGGCATCATCTAGTATTTATGAAACTGGTGATAGCAGCAACTTTGGATATACTACTGGGTACGACAGCTTGAAAGATAATGTCCCCGTTGCATTGAATGATGGAAGATAATTGGGACATGTAAACTACATTCTGTTTCTTATTACCTTAAAAGTTTTGGTAATATTATGTGATTAACTGTGAGTTTCATCTTGTTAGTTGGTAAGCAAGTAAGTTAATTAACTTCTCTAAGATAAGTATATAACACTTGTACCATAGATATTTTTGTGAGTAATATTCATTTCATTCATAAACTATTAGGACTAGTTCCTTGTGTGTATACTAACTTATTGGTTGAGTTAGTTTAGCATAGATTGCTAGAGTTTGTTTTAGTAGCTTCCTTTGTACGTTTCAATAACAAAGAGTATAAGTATTCAACACTAACTAATTAGTTGAATATGAATATACTCATTCTTCTCATATTCTTTCTACaagttttctctgtttttgttcTATCTTCATCATGTTGAATGAAGATTATTCTTGAGTTATGAAAAACCAATGAAGATTTTGCATAACTTTTCCTGGCTTAAATTTGGGCATTATGGGAAAATATAGTAGTAATTTTAAAGATTTTGATTCTTCCTTCTTGTATCGTCTAACATTACATTTTGGACATGTCTTAAGTGATTCATATTCAGTATGAAATAAAATGCAATTATTATGACAAGCATCTAACTTCACATAACTCATTCCAATTGAGCATAACATTTTCCAATGCTTGACTCAAATCCGCCCAAACCTGACATCTTCACCCGAACCCCCCCGCTGCTCAGCCCTAACAGCATCTGTAAAAAGGGGGAACTAAATAAAAAGGGGctaagatgaaaaagaaaaaagtccATGTATATATTAATAAGGGAGTGGAGAGACGATGAGTGCAGAGAATATGTACTAGCAACGAACACGCCAACATTGGTGTTAAAAGATGGCATTTGACACATAGGGCTTAATCTTCTTACTACTTATAAAAATCACCTCATTTTCACCCATACAACTTATATTCTCTTTATCCAAACTTATAAAAAATCATCTCATTTTTCGCTTATATTCTTTCCGCTTATTTTCACTTAGTCTTCTTGCTAAGTGCTAAGCCAACTGAACTTACTTAAAAAACAATTAAGTACATAAAATAAGTGAACCTCCCCTTACCACACCATAAGACACTATTCAGCTAGTTGATCGCTCATGAATCATTTATGTTGGTACTTTCATTCAAATCTCTACACCTACTTTCTTAGTTACGGACCTAGCTAGACATAGACAGTCTTCAATTCCCAGTGAGTCAAGTGAACTTACTCCCCCCAAGTTGATAAAGAAAAAACAATAAAGTACATTAATAAGTGCACCTCCTATGGCCACACCAAAAGACGGCTGGGCGGCAAGTTAGACTGTATTTATTTTTCAGTTAGAAATGTCCGCTATATACAGTGTATGCAGCAAGTCAATTTTCAGTTCCAACTTCTAAACCTCTGCAATCTAGTTTGTGACCAAAGGCAATGGAGCTGAAGGTTTTCCTCACACAAAATTCCCCTTGGTTCTTGATTGGACAGTAGGGAACAAGGGCTGCAATGCTTCAAAGAGTGGTACCGACTACGCGTGCAAGAACAATAGTCTCTGCGTTGATGAGGACATAGATTATGGTTACCGATGCACATGTATGTCAGGTTATGAAGGAAACCCATACCATCCTGATGGCTGCATAGGCAATTTATTCTGCTAATAATGAAGACTTCCTTTTTTTGTGTAAAATGTTGATACAAAAATTAGAACTTATGCCTCATTCAACCTACGCAATCCTTAACCACTTTCTCAACCTTAGGGGCTTGCCATAACACAATTGAAAATGCATCATTGGACACAGATTCATTTACTTCAATGATATCTTTTTTTGAGTCGCAGATATTGATGAGTGTAAGAGGTCGGGTCATACATGCATGGATGAAAATCACTGTCGGAACATCAATGGGTCTTACCAATGCTTTTGTCCTAAGGGGCAATCAGGAGATGGAACTGAGAAAAGAGGGTGCCACAAACAGGAAGTACTTACCAAAGTTATAATTGGTAAGAAGATAAGGGCATCCATTTAATATTATTTCAGTCTCTTGTGTCTTGCATTTCAAGTTCTCGTAGTTATGTTCATTGAGCAAGGATGTTGTTTAGAGAATAACTCATTGATTGGGTCAAAATATTTGGAATGCAGGAGCAGGTGCAGGGCTTATTATTCTATTTGTGGGGATTGCCTCCATGTACTTACTATACCAGAAAAGGAAACTAATGAAGCTAAAAGAGAAATTCTTCCGTGAGAATGGGGGTTTCATTTTGCAACAAAAACTCCATGCAAGAGAAGATTCCTCCCAAACAGCTAAAATATTCACAGAAGATGAACTCAAGAAGGCCACCAACAACTATGACGAGAGCGTAATCATTGGTAGAGGAGGTTATGGCATAGTTTTCAAGGGAATTCTACCAGATAAACGGATTATTGCGATCAAGAAATCCAAAATAGTAGATAAGAGTCAAATCGAGCAATTCATTAATGAGGTGGTTGTTTTGTCCCAAATCATTCACAAAAATGTGGTCAAACTCTTGGGATGTTGTTTGGAGACTGAAGTTCCTTTACTAGTTTATGAGTTTGTCAGCAATGGTACCCTTCATGATTTTATTCACAATGGAGgcaaggaagaaaatgaaacaTGGAAAACTCGTTTAAGGATAGCAGCAGAGGCAGCTGGAGCTCTGTCATATCTGCACTCGGATGCCTTTGTACCCATTATCCACAGAGATGTAAAGGGTGCCAACATTCTCTTGGATGACACTTACAGAGCCAAAGTGTCAGATTTTGGAGCTTCAAAATTGGTTCCGCTTGACCAAGCAGATATAGCCACAATGGTGCAGGGAACTCTTGGATACTTAGACCCAGAGTATATGCAATCACAACATTTGACAGAGAAAAGTGATGTATATAGCTTCGGGGTAGTGCTAGTAGAGCTGCTAACAGGGGAGAAACCTATTTCTTTTGACAGgcaagaagagaaaagaagccTAGCTATGCACTTTCTATCTTGCTTGAAAGAGGACCGCATGTTTGATCTTGTTCAAGCTGGAATCATGAATGAGGAAAATAAGCAAGAGATAAAGGAGGTTCCTGTTCTTGCAGCAAAGTGTTTGAGACTTAGAGGCGAGGAAAGACCAAGCATGAAGGAAGTGGCTATGGAGTTGGAGGGATTAAGACTAATGGAGAAGCACCCCTGGACAAGTAGAGAACAAGATTTGGAGGAGACTTGATACTTGCTTCACGAGGAAGCGTCAAACATTTATTATGAATGTGGTGACAGCAGCAGCCTTCAGAATACTGGGTATGATAACAGTAGGGATCAAGTACAGCTGGTTGCCTTGCAGGGTGGAAGATGATTATGGCATAGAATGATTGTACACGACACTGCCTTTGATATCAAGGTTCTGTTACAATATATGGTAATCTTTAAAAGCAATCCGTTATTTTTCCTTGAATATGTGTGTGAAAAATCCTATCTTGTATTTTCTAAGTACTTAATAATAATCCAGcagttcaatttttttcttaacttaaacaATTAATATAACAGTTAGCGAGGGATTACCTCTTCAAAATCCTCGTGTTCTGACTTCTCAGCAGATTCTTATGAGCCATCAAGCAAATGTTGGCTTCTTCAGAATCATCTTTTTCAGCCTTGGAAGATTCTTCATacaaatcttcccaacactagaaaaaaactaaaataaataaaaagaaaaattagtgGTAATCACTTGCCAATGTATAACCACCACAAAGTGTAAAGAGTAAACTTCGCAATACATCACATGAGGATAGAATCTAAGATATGATTTAGCAGTGAGGTCACTGAAATATATGAAAGCGATTCTAAGATATGATTTAGTAGTGAGTAGTAATATTGCCTTCATGTGAAGTTTGCTTGGGTTAGCCAAAACTCCCCTCTAGCTTCAGAAACTGCACTGGCTCAAACCTAACTTTCACCAGCGAACCCCTTCCTTTCCACATCTATACAATTACTTATGCATGTGAAAATACAATGATAAAGTATAATTGACAAATAGGAGTGAATACAAGGAATATTTTAAAGAACCTTCTGCACCATAAATGTAGGTTGACCCATTGACCTACTGTTGTGGCTCTAGCACCATGGAGAAAACGACCATGATGAAGCACAGCTTGTCCAGGGACATGGGCATAGTCAAATATCTCCTTCTAACAAATAATGGACTCCAtcaaaaaagtgaaaataacaACGATAAATTGAAAGAAGTAGATCCATAAATCTCCTTAGCACTAGTACATAAAGTACACTAAAAAACTTAAGAAAACAATGTGAACTCAAAATAATAGCAGCACCAGCGAAATTCTCTATGAAAGCAAACATAAGTTGCTATTGCTATAATGTAACACACAAGTACTTATAGATACTGATTTTTGGTCCTATTTGTAGAAATGTACATCAGACATCAATAGTAAAACATAAAGTTGCAAGCTTTTCTCGCAGTAATTGAAAGAGTCCTTCCAATTATAGCTAACAAGCTAATTAAAACATCACAACAGAGACTATACAATCATACAGACACCAACCAGGATAATTTACAAGCAGATACGAATATACGATCAAAGGCCCCATTTTGATAAACAGTTTAAATAAGTACTTACTCAAGAAAATCTAGTTAAATAAGTAACATTTCcctaagaaaaatataaaaaaaaaaagccaattAAGATTTTAGTATGTGCTTCATGAAGCcctcaagaaataaaaaaataaattaagcaaTTCATCATGGTTAGTTTGATCAAACTAGTATAAATACAGCTGCTCCCTAAATCCTTTTCATTTTTCAGCATTATGAAGTACATTATTCACAAGCTTTTTAACTAATGCCCAAAACAGTTTATATAGGTGCGAAATGCTTTTTAATCAGCTCATCCAAGCAGGACTAAAATGCTTCATAACAGCTTAATGCAGTAGATAAGCTCAAATACACTTGTACActaaaaacaaaactcataataAATGCCACTAGGAATAAACCAAATAAACAAACCTATCAAGATGTTGATCAGCTTTCAAAGAGATGATGAAATGAGAACCAAGAGTGTCACGATCAGTTATTACCATGGatagaaagccttgagcaacaTGTATTAGCCTAGGTCACTAGGAGACTAATCTGAAAAGATAACATTTATAATTATAAGAGCTTGTTGAATATCTCATATTAAGATTGAGTTTGTTATTAGgatcaagtatgagaagttgttTTGTGCGCCCATGGATTTAGAGGTTGACCTATTCAATTCAGATATTCGCCAAGACC
This is a stretch of genomic DNA from Lotus japonicus ecotype B-129 chromosome 1, LjGifu_v1.2. It encodes these proteins:
- the LOC130734379 gene encoding wall-associated receptor kinase 2-like, with protein sequence MKLKAKHTHLRLLIVSIAVVLVAVAADDETPLASPPKQALSGCNYTCGDIEIPYPFGIGISSTDQKTCYLDSKFSLKCNNSRLYWGNVRVNNISIDLGEMDVLFNISRKCYRQDGSSFWSYPWLHTASFSISSTENKFITVGCNNYGYLNSNYNDEVYSTGCLTRCNGGNRMINNGTCSGIGCCQVDIPPRMRNITVQAFAFGFSNSTEEWLGSCSYSFVAKSGSYNFSVQDLVDLPYPNFPLVIDWTVGDKSCNVSEKGSDYVCKKNSYCDDEGVDVGYRCRCKPGFEGNPYHPDGCIDIDECKSSNNICIDEHHCLNTNGNYTCFCPEGETGTGTKEGSCQKSDVRTKVIIGVGAGFIVLFVATALLYLMYQRRKLIKLKEKFFNENGGFILLQQLRAREDSSQSAQIFTEDELKKATSNYDEGLIIGRGGYGIVFKGILSDKRIVAIKKSRIADKSQIEQFINEVVVLSQINHRNVVKLLGCCLETEVPLLVYEFVSNGTLHDFIHSEGKVDNVTWKTRLRIAAEAAGALSYLHSAASVPIIHRDVKGANILLDDAYTAKVSDFGASRLVPLDQTNIATMVQGTIGYLDPEYMQTQQLTEKSDVYSFGVVLVELLTGEKPISFDRPEEKRSLAMHFLSCLKEDRLFEVVQVEIMNEENKQEIKEVAILAARCLRLRGDERPSMKEVTMELEGLRLIEKHPWTSKEQDLDETQYLLGKASSSIYETGDSSNFGYTTGYDSLKDNVPVALNDGR
- the LOC130734380 gene encoding wall-associated receptor kinase 1-like; protein product: MDENHCRNINGSYQCFCPKGQSGDGTEKRGCHKQEVLTKVIIGAGAGLIILFVGIASMYLLYQKRKLMKLKEKFFRENGGFILQQKLHAREDSSQTAKIFTEDELKKATNNYDESVIIGRGGYGIVFKGILPDKRIIAIKKSKIVDKSQIEQFINEVVVLSQIIHKNVVKLLGCCLETEVPLLVYEFVSNGTLHDFIHNGGKEENETWKTRLRIAAEAAGALSYLHSDAFVPIIHRDVKGANILLDDTYRAKVSDFGASKLVPLDQADIATMVQGTLGYLDPEYMQSQHLTEKSDVYSFGVVLVELLTGEKPISFDRQEEKRSLAMHFLSCLKEDRMFDLVQAGIMNEENKQEIKEVPVLAAKCLRLRGEERPSMKEVAMELEGLRLMEKHPWTSREQDLEET